A single window of Girardinichthys multiradiatus isolate DD_20200921_A chromosome 15, DD_fGirMul_XY1, whole genome shotgun sequence DNA harbors:
- the ndufaf7 gene encoding protein arginine methyltransferase NDUFAF7, mitochondrial isoform X4 has product MLKHLSSKIRSTGPVSVSEYMKEVLTNPVTGYYVRKNMLGADGDFITSPEISQVFGELLGVWIVSEWMGAGRPEQLQLVELGPGRGSLAADILRVFSQLQSVVGGASVSVHLVEVSPALSRLQAETLTGKRNMEASSEDDPVYRHGETAARVSVSWYRLLEDVPAAFSIFVAHEFFDALPIHKFQRTEKGWREVLVDIEPADPDRLRFVVAPTPTLASSTLVQADERRDHVEVCAEGGVIVQQLARRIEEEGGAALIADYGHDGTGTDTLRGFKGHQLHDVLSTPGSADLTADVDFSFLRRMAGGGVACLGPVTQSMFLKNMGIDVRMQVLLRNCSDPSTRKQLISSYDMLTNPSKMGERFHFFSLLHPSRLGVPKKPQGLKLEKKSPAPLPVAGFTELGF; this is encoded by the exons ATGCTCAAACACCTGAGCTCCAAGATCAGATCCACAGGTCCTGTTTCTGTGTCCGAGTACATGAAGGAGGTTCTGACCAACCCGGTGACC GGTTACTATGTGAGGAAGAACATGCTGGGAGCTGATGGAGACTTCATCACGTCTCCGGAGATCAGCCAGGTGTTTGGGGAG CTGCTCGGCGTTTGGATCGTCAGTGAGTGGATGGGAGCGGGTCGGCCCGAACAACTGCAGCTAGTTGAGCTGGGACCTGGAAGGGGTTCCCTGGCTGCTGACATCCTGAGA GTGTTCAGCCAGCTGCAGTCTGTTGTGGGCGGagcctcagtgtccgtccaccTGGTGGAGGTAAGTCCGGCTCTGAGTCGGCTCCAGGCGGAGACCCTGACAGGAAAGCGAAACATGGAGGCTAGCAGTGAGGACGACCCAGTTTACAGGCACGGTGAAACTGCTGCCAGGGTCTCGGTGTCCTGGTACCGCCTTTTGGAGGACGTCCCTGCAG CTTTCAGCATCTTTGTTGCTCATGAGTTCTTTGACGCTCTGCCCATCCACAAATTCCAG CGAACAGAGAAAGGTTGGAGGGAGGTTCTGGTGGACATTGAGCCTGCAGATCCAGACCGGCTGCGGTTTGTGGTGGCTCCGACTCCGACTCTTGCCTCGTCCACGCTCGTCCAG GCTGATGAAAGGCGGGATCATGTGGAGGTGTGTGCAGAAGGCGGAGTCATCGTCCAGCAGCTGGCTCGGCGAATCGAGGAGGAGGGTGGGGCAGCACTGATTGCTGATTACGGCCACGACGGGACCGGGACAGACACGCTCCGG GGATTTAAGGGTCACCAGCTCCATGATGTCCTATCGACTCCCGGCTCTGCCGACCTCACTGCCGACGTGGATTTCAGCTTCCTGCGGAGGATGGCTGGAGGGGGCGTGGCCTGTTTGGGACCTGTGACTCAGAGCATGTTCCTGAAGAACATGGGCATCGACGTGCGCATGCAG GTTCTCTTGAGGAACTGCAGCGACCCGTCCACCAGGAAGCAGCTCATCAGCAGCTACGACATGCTGACCAACCCCTCCAAGATGGGGGAGCGTTTCCATTTCTTCAGCCTGCTGCACCCCAGCCGCCTTGGTGTCCCCAAGAAACCACAGGGTCTGAAGTTGGAGAAGAAGAGCCCGGCGCCGCTACCCGTGGCCGGGTTCACCGAGCTCGGCTTCTGA
- the ndufaf7 gene encoding protein arginine methyltransferase NDUFAF7, mitochondrial isoform X3 produces the protein MRMKVCQQLLSRAFSHRVNSYAVRRTTSDIPATGRWSSAQSASFCCSSAEDRKAQPSMLKHLSSKIRSTGPVSVSEYMKEVLTNPVTGYYVRKNMLGADGDFITSPEISQVFGELLGVWIVSEWMGAGRPEQLQLVELGPGRGSLAADILRVFSQLQSVVGGASVSVHLVEVSPALSRLQAETLTGKRNMEASSEDDPVYRHGETAARVSVSWYRLLEDVPAAFSIFVAHEFFDALPIHKFQRTEKGWREVLVDIEPADPDRLRFVVAPTPTLASSTLVQADERRDHVEVCAEGGVIVQQLARRIEEEGGAALIADYGHDGTGTDTLRGFKGHQLHDVLSTPGSADLTADVDFSFLRRMAGGGVACLGPVTQSMFLKNMGIDVRMQVLLRNCSDPSTRKQLISSYDMLTNPSKMGERFHFFSLLHPSRLGVPKKPQGLKLEKKSPAPLPVAGFTELGF, from the exons GAAGATGGAGCTCAGCTCAGTCCGCATCCTTCTGCTGCTCATCAGCAGAGGACAGGAAAGCCCAACCCTCCATGCTCAAACACCTGAGCTCCAAGATCAGATCCACAGGTCCTGTTTCTGTGTCCGAGTACATGAAGGAGGTTCTGACCAACCCGGTGACC GGTTACTATGTGAGGAAGAACATGCTGGGAGCTGATGGAGACTTCATCACGTCTCCGGAGATCAGCCAGGTGTTTGGGGAG CTGCTCGGCGTTTGGATCGTCAGTGAGTGGATGGGAGCGGGTCGGCCCGAACAACTGCAGCTAGTTGAGCTGGGACCTGGAAGGGGTTCCCTGGCTGCTGACATCCTGAGA GTGTTCAGCCAGCTGCAGTCTGTTGTGGGCGGagcctcagtgtccgtccaccTGGTGGAGGTAAGTCCGGCTCTGAGTCGGCTCCAGGCGGAGACCCTGACAGGAAAGCGAAACATGGAGGCTAGCAGTGAGGACGACCCAGTTTACAGGCACGGTGAAACTGCTGCCAGGGTCTCGGTGTCCTGGTACCGCCTTTTGGAGGACGTCCCTGCAG CTTTCAGCATCTTTGTTGCTCATGAGTTCTTTGACGCTCTGCCCATCCACAAATTCCAG CGAACAGAGAAAGGTTGGAGGGAGGTTCTGGTGGACATTGAGCCTGCAGATCCAGACCGGCTGCGGTTTGTGGTGGCTCCGACTCCGACTCTTGCCTCGTCCACGCTCGTCCAG GCTGATGAAAGGCGGGATCATGTGGAGGTGTGTGCAGAAGGCGGAGTCATCGTCCAGCAGCTGGCTCGGCGAATCGAGGAGGAGGGTGGGGCAGCACTGATTGCTGATTACGGCCACGACGGGACCGGGACAGACACGCTCCGG GGATTTAAGGGTCACCAGCTCCATGATGTCCTATCGACTCCCGGCTCTGCCGACCTCACTGCCGACGTGGATTTCAGCTTCCTGCGGAGGATGGCTGGAGGGGGCGTGGCCTGTTTGGGACCTGTGACTCAGAGCATGTTCCTGAAGAACATGGGCATCGACGTGCGCATGCAG GTTCTCTTGAGGAACTGCAGCGACCCGTCCACCAGGAAGCAGCTCATCAGCAGCTACGACATGCTGACCAACCCCTCCAAGATGGGGGAGCGTTTCCATTTCTTCAGCCTGCTGCACCCCAGCCGCCTTGGTGTCCCCAAGAAACCACAGGGTCTGAAGTTGGAGAAGAAGAGCCCGGCGCCGCTACCCGTGGCCGGGTTCACCGAGCTCGGCTTCTGA
- the ndufaf7 gene encoding protein arginine methyltransferase NDUFAF7, mitochondrial isoform X2, whose product MRMKVCQQLLSRAFSHRVNSYAVRRTTSDIPATGSPKAGRWSSAQSASFCCSSAEDRKAQPSMLKHLSSKIRSTGPVSVSEYMKEVLTNPVTGYYVRKNMLGADGDFITSPEISQVFGELLGVWIVSEWMGAGRPEQLQLVELGPGRGSLAADILRVFSQLQSVVGGASVSVHLVEVSPALSRLQAETLTGKRNMEASSEDDPVYRHGETAARVSVSWYRLLEDVPAAFSIFVAHEFFDALPIHKFQRTEKGWREVLVDIEPADPDRLRFVVAPTPTLASSTLVQADERRDHVEVCAEGGVIVQQLARRIEEEGGAALIADYGHDGTGTDTLRGFKGHQLHDVLSTPGSADLTADVDFSFLRRMAGGGVACLGPVTQSMFLKNMGIDVRMQVLLRNCSDPSTRKQLISSYDMLTNPSKMGERFHFFSLLHPSRLGVPKKPQGLKLEKKSPAPLPVAGFTELGF is encoded by the exons GAAGATGGAGCTCAGCTCAGTCCGCATCCTTCTGCTGCTCATCAGCAGAGGACAGGAAAGCCCAACCCTCCATGCTCAAACACCTGAGCTCCAAGATCAGATCCACAGGTCCTGTTTCTGTGTCCGAGTACATGAAGGAGGTTCTGACCAACCCGGTGACC GGTTACTATGTGAGGAAGAACATGCTGGGAGCTGATGGAGACTTCATCACGTCTCCGGAGATCAGCCAGGTGTTTGGGGAG CTGCTCGGCGTTTGGATCGTCAGTGAGTGGATGGGAGCGGGTCGGCCCGAACAACTGCAGCTAGTTGAGCTGGGACCTGGAAGGGGTTCCCTGGCTGCTGACATCCTGAGA GTGTTCAGCCAGCTGCAGTCTGTTGTGGGCGGagcctcagtgtccgtccaccTGGTGGAGGTAAGTCCGGCTCTGAGTCGGCTCCAGGCGGAGACCCTGACAGGAAAGCGAAACATGGAGGCTAGCAGTGAGGACGACCCAGTTTACAGGCACGGTGAAACTGCTGCCAGGGTCTCGGTGTCCTGGTACCGCCTTTTGGAGGACGTCCCTGCAG CTTTCAGCATCTTTGTTGCTCATGAGTTCTTTGACGCTCTGCCCATCCACAAATTCCAG CGAACAGAGAAAGGTTGGAGGGAGGTTCTGGTGGACATTGAGCCTGCAGATCCAGACCGGCTGCGGTTTGTGGTGGCTCCGACTCCGACTCTTGCCTCGTCCACGCTCGTCCAG GCTGATGAAAGGCGGGATCATGTGGAGGTGTGTGCAGAAGGCGGAGTCATCGTCCAGCAGCTGGCTCGGCGAATCGAGGAGGAGGGTGGGGCAGCACTGATTGCTGATTACGGCCACGACGGGACCGGGACAGACACGCTCCGG GGATTTAAGGGTCACCAGCTCCATGATGTCCTATCGACTCCCGGCTCTGCCGACCTCACTGCCGACGTGGATTTCAGCTTCCTGCGGAGGATGGCTGGAGGGGGCGTGGCCTGTTTGGGACCTGTGACTCAGAGCATGTTCCTGAAGAACATGGGCATCGACGTGCGCATGCAG GTTCTCTTGAGGAACTGCAGCGACCCGTCCACCAGGAAGCAGCTCATCAGCAGCTACGACATGCTGACCAACCCCTCCAAGATGGGGGAGCGTTTCCATTTCTTCAGCCTGCTGCACCCCAGCCGCCTTGGTGTCCCCAAGAAACCACAGGGTCTGAAGTTGGAGAAGAAGAGCCCGGCGCCGCTACCCGTGGCCGGGTTCACCGAGCTCGGCTTCTGA
- the ndufaf7 gene encoding protein arginine methyltransferase NDUFAF7, mitochondrial isoform X5 yields MLSVGLPRIYLLQVALKQGYYVRKNMLGADGDFITSPEISQVFGELLGVWIVSEWMGAGRPEQLQLVELGPGRGSLAADILRVFSQLQSVVGGASVSVHLVEVSPALSRLQAETLTGKRNMEASSEDDPVYRHGETAARVSVSWYRLLEDVPAAFSIFVAHEFFDALPIHKFQRTEKGWREVLVDIEPADPDRLRFVVAPTPTLASSTLVQADERRDHVEVCAEGGVIVQQLARRIEEEGGAALIADYGHDGTGTDTLRGFKGHQLHDVLSTPGSADLTADVDFSFLRRMAGGGVACLGPVTQSMFLKNMGIDVRMQVLLRNCSDPSTRKQLISSYDMLTNPSKMGERFHFFSLLHPSRLGVPKKPQGLKLEKKSPAPLPVAGFTELGF; encoded by the exons GGTTACTATGTGAGGAAGAACATGCTGGGAGCTGATGGAGACTTCATCACGTCTCCGGAGATCAGCCAGGTGTTTGGGGAG CTGCTCGGCGTTTGGATCGTCAGTGAGTGGATGGGAGCGGGTCGGCCCGAACAACTGCAGCTAGTTGAGCTGGGACCTGGAAGGGGTTCCCTGGCTGCTGACATCCTGAGA GTGTTCAGCCAGCTGCAGTCTGTTGTGGGCGGagcctcagtgtccgtccaccTGGTGGAGGTAAGTCCGGCTCTGAGTCGGCTCCAGGCGGAGACCCTGACAGGAAAGCGAAACATGGAGGCTAGCAGTGAGGACGACCCAGTTTACAGGCACGGTGAAACTGCTGCCAGGGTCTCGGTGTCCTGGTACCGCCTTTTGGAGGACGTCCCTGCAG CTTTCAGCATCTTTGTTGCTCATGAGTTCTTTGACGCTCTGCCCATCCACAAATTCCAG CGAACAGAGAAAGGTTGGAGGGAGGTTCTGGTGGACATTGAGCCTGCAGATCCAGACCGGCTGCGGTTTGTGGTGGCTCCGACTCCGACTCTTGCCTCGTCCACGCTCGTCCAG GCTGATGAAAGGCGGGATCATGTGGAGGTGTGTGCAGAAGGCGGAGTCATCGTCCAGCAGCTGGCTCGGCGAATCGAGGAGGAGGGTGGGGCAGCACTGATTGCTGATTACGGCCACGACGGGACCGGGACAGACACGCTCCGG GGATTTAAGGGTCACCAGCTCCATGATGTCCTATCGACTCCCGGCTCTGCCGACCTCACTGCCGACGTGGATTTCAGCTTCCTGCGGAGGATGGCTGGAGGGGGCGTGGCCTGTTTGGGACCTGTGACTCAGAGCATGTTCCTGAAGAACATGGGCATCGACGTGCGCATGCAG GTTCTCTTGAGGAACTGCAGCGACCCGTCCACCAGGAAGCAGCTCATCAGCAGCTACGACATGCTGACCAACCCCTCCAAGATGGGGGAGCGTTTCCATTTCTTCAGCCTGCTGCACCCCAGCCGCCTTGGTGTCCCCAAGAAACCACAGGGTCTGAAGTTGGAGAAGAAGAGCCCGGCGCCGCTACCCGTGGCCGGGTTCACCGAGCTCGGCTTCTGA
- the ndufaf7 gene encoding protein arginine methyltransferase NDUFAF7, mitochondrial isoform X1, whose amino-acid sequence MQSWFQVCVCVCVCVLFRYAWKSEHNPRKTSTFPTTLTSCLCLTGRWSSAQSASFCCSSAEDRKAQPSMLKHLSSKIRSTGPVSVSEYMKEVLTNPVTGYYVRKNMLGADGDFITSPEISQVFGELLGVWIVSEWMGAGRPEQLQLVELGPGRGSLAADILRVFSQLQSVVGGASVSVHLVEVSPALSRLQAETLTGKRNMEASSEDDPVYRHGETAARVSVSWYRLLEDVPAAFSIFVAHEFFDALPIHKFQRTEKGWREVLVDIEPADPDRLRFVVAPTPTLASSTLVQADERRDHVEVCAEGGVIVQQLARRIEEEGGAALIADYGHDGTGTDTLRGFKGHQLHDVLSTPGSADLTADVDFSFLRRMAGGGVACLGPVTQSMFLKNMGIDVRMQVLLRNCSDPSTRKQLISSYDMLTNPSKMGERFHFFSLLHPSRLGVPKKPQGLKLEKKSPAPLPVAGFTELGF is encoded by the exons ATGCAGAGCTGGtttcaggtgtgtgtgtgtgtgtgtgtgtgtgtgttgtttcgTTATGCATGGAAATCAGAGCACAATCCCAGGAAAACCTCAACATTCCCGACCACACTAACatcatgtctgtgtttgacagGAAGATGGAGCTCAGCTCAGTCCGCATCCTTCTGCTGCTCATCAGCAGAGGACAGGAAAGCCCAACCCTCCATGCTCAAACACCTGAGCTCCAAGATCAGATCCACAGGTCCTGTTTCTGTGTCCGAGTACATGAAGGAGGTTCTGACCAACCCGGTGACC GGTTACTATGTGAGGAAGAACATGCTGGGAGCTGATGGAGACTTCATCACGTCTCCGGAGATCAGCCAGGTGTTTGGGGAG CTGCTCGGCGTTTGGATCGTCAGTGAGTGGATGGGAGCGGGTCGGCCCGAACAACTGCAGCTAGTTGAGCTGGGACCTGGAAGGGGTTCCCTGGCTGCTGACATCCTGAGA GTGTTCAGCCAGCTGCAGTCTGTTGTGGGCGGagcctcagtgtccgtccaccTGGTGGAGGTAAGTCCGGCTCTGAGTCGGCTCCAGGCGGAGACCCTGACAGGAAAGCGAAACATGGAGGCTAGCAGTGAGGACGACCCAGTTTACAGGCACGGTGAAACTGCTGCCAGGGTCTCGGTGTCCTGGTACCGCCTTTTGGAGGACGTCCCTGCAG CTTTCAGCATCTTTGTTGCTCATGAGTTCTTTGACGCTCTGCCCATCCACAAATTCCAG CGAACAGAGAAAGGTTGGAGGGAGGTTCTGGTGGACATTGAGCCTGCAGATCCAGACCGGCTGCGGTTTGTGGTGGCTCCGACTCCGACTCTTGCCTCGTCCACGCTCGTCCAG GCTGATGAAAGGCGGGATCATGTGGAGGTGTGTGCAGAAGGCGGAGTCATCGTCCAGCAGCTGGCTCGGCGAATCGAGGAGGAGGGTGGGGCAGCACTGATTGCTGATTACGGCCACGACGGGACCGGGACAGACACGCTCCGG GGATTTAAGGGTCACCAGCTCCATGATGTCCTATCGACTCCCGGCTCTGCCGACCTCACTGCCGACGTGGATTTCAGCTTCCTGCGGAGGATGGCTGGAGGGGGCGTGGCCTGTTTGGGACCTGTGACTCAGAGCATGTTCCTGAAGAACATGGGCATCGACGTGCGCATGCAG GTTCTCTTGAGGAACTGCAGCGACCCGTCCACCAGGAAGCAGCTCATCAGCAGCTACGACATGCTGACCAACCCCTCCAAGATGGGGGAGCGTTTCCATTTCTTCAGCCTGCTGCACCCCAGCCGCCTTGGTGTCCCCAAGAAACCACAGGGTCTGAAGTTGGAGAAGAAGAGCCCGGCGCCGCTACCCGTGGCCGGGTTCACCGAGCTCGGCTTCTGA
- the ndufaf7 gene encoding protein arginine methyltransferase NDUFAF7, mitochondrial isoform X6: MQGYYVRKNMLGADGDFITSPEISQVFGELLGVWIVSEWMGAGRPEQLQLVELGPGRGSLAADILRVFSQLQSVVGGASVSVHLVEVSPALSRLQAETLTGKRNMEASSEDDPVYRHGETAARVSVSWYRLLEDVPAAFSIFVAHEFFDALPIHKFQRTEKGWREVLVDIEPADPDRLRFVVAPTPTLASSTLVQADERRDHVEVCAEGGVIVQQLARRIEEEGGAALIADYGHDGTGTDTLRGFKGHQLHDVLSTPGSADLTADVDFSFLRRMAGGGVACLGPVTQSMFLKNMGIDVRMQVLLRNCSDPSTRKQLISSYDMLTNPSKMGERFHFFSLLHPSRLGVPKKPQGLKLEKKSPAPLPVAGFTELGF, translated from the exons ATGCAG GGTTACTATGTGAGGAAGAACATGCTGGGAGCTGATGGAGACTTCATCACGTCTCCGGAGATCAGCCAGGTGTTTGGGGAG CTGCTCGGCGTTTGGATCGTCAGTGAGTGGATGGGAGCGGGTCGGCCCGAACAACTGCAGCTAGTTGAGCTGGGACCTGGAAGGGGTTCCCTGGCTGCTGACATCCTGAGA GTGTTCAGCCAGCTGCAGTCTGTTGTGGGCGGagcctcagtgtccgtccaccTGGTGGAGGTAAGTCCGGCTCTGAGTCGGCTCCAGGCGGAGACCCTGACAGGAAAGCGAAACATGGAGGCTAGCAGTGAGGACGACCCAGTTTACAGGCACGGTGAAACTGCTGCCAGGGTCTCGGTGTCCTGGTACCGCCTTTTGGAGGACGTCCCTGCAG CTTTCAGCATCTTTGTTGCTCATGAGTTCTTTGACGCTCTGCCCATCCACAAATTCCAG CGAACAGAGAAAGGTTGGAGGGAGGTTCTGGTGGACATTGAGCCTGCAGATCCAGACCGGCTGCGGTTTGTGGTGGCTCCGACTCCGACTCTTGCCTCGTCCACGCTCGTCCAG GCTGATGAAAGGCGGGATCATGTGGAGGTGTGTGCAGAAGGCGGAGTCATCGTCCAGCAGCTGGCTCGGCGAATCGAGGAGGAGGGTGGGGCAGCACTGATTGCTGATTACGGCCACGACGGGACCGGGACAGACACGCTCCGG GGATTTAAGGGTCACCAGCTCCATGATGTCCTATCGACTCCCGGCTCTGCCGACCTCACTGCCGACGTGGATTTCAGCTTCCTGCGGAGGATGGCTGGAGGGGGCGTGGCCTGTTTGGGACCTGTGACTCAGAGCATGTTCCTGAAGAACATGGGCATCGACGTGCGCATGCAG GTTCTCTTGAGGAACTGCAGCGACCCGTCCACCAGGAAGCAGCTCATCAGCAGCTACGACATGCTGACCAACCCCTCCAAGATGGGGGAGCGTTTCCATTTCTTCAGCCTGCTGCACCCCAGCCGCCTTGGTGTCCCCAAGAAACCACAGGGTCTGAAGTTGGAGAAGAAGAGCCCGGCGCCGCTACCCGTGGCCGGGTTCACCGAGCTCGGCTTCTGA